A region from the Nitrospirota bacterium genome encodes:
- a CDS encoding SRPBCC family protein, whose protein sequence is MKVLNIHERGLEADPIQIGALIDLLASKEDRLWPKHVWPRMELDRSLGVGAKGGHGPIRYFVEEYIPGKSIKFHFTGPKGFDGFHGYEIVNGYKLPVVLRHTLKMNTCGPAIWSWPLVYRPMHDALMEDSLATAQVALGLPPKIQSWSLWVKILRWIVSGGKARSQNTPNNSFNTHVNPNRE, encoded by the coding sequence ATGAAAGTACTCAATATTCATGAGCGTGGGCTTGAAGCGGACCCGATACAAATTGGCGCGCTCATTGATTTACTTGCGTCTAAAGAAGATCGGTTGTGGCCAAAACATGTATGGCCGCGTATGGAACTTGACCGCTCGCTTGGAGTTGGTGCAAAGGGTGGACATGGCCCAATAAGGTACTTTGTCGAGGAGTACATACCGGGCAAATCAATCAAATTTCATTTCACTGGCCCGAAAGGCTTCGATGGTTTTCATGGATACGAAATTGTGAACGGCTATAAACTACCAGTTGTCCTAAGGCATACACTGAAAATGAATACCTGTGGCCCCGCTATATGGTCGTGGCCTTTGGTTTATCGGCCAATGCATGACGCCTTGATGGAGGACTCTCTTGCTACGGCGCAAGTAGCACTCGGGTTACCGCCAAAAATACAATCATGGTCACTTTGGGTAAAGATTCTTCGTTGGATTGTTTCGGGCGGCAAGGCACGTTCACAGAATACGCCCAACAACTCTTTCAACACGCACGTAAACCCGAATAGGGAATAG
- a CDS encoding DUF4440 domain-containing protein: MNNESDVAATIIAMERGALDRWGKGDPSGYLEISVPEVVYFDPFLERRLNGLEALTRYYELLRGQVRIDRDEIINPVVQMCGDVAVLTFNYVSYTGETQMRWNCTEVYQRQNGSWRIIQTHWSITQHLKA; this comes from the coding sequence ATGAATAATGAATCGGATGTAGCCGCAACCATTATTGCTATGGAACGAGGGGCCTTAGACCGATGGGGCAAGGGAGACCCCTCCGGTTATTTGGAGATATCCGTCCCCGAGGTGGTTTATTTTGATCCCTTTTTAGAGCGTCGCCTGAATGGTCTGGAGGCGCTCACTCGCTATTACGAGCTCCTCCGGGGGCAAGTTCGAATTGACCGTGATGAGATCATTAACCCGGTCGTCCAGATGTGCGGTGATGTGGCTGTTCTGACGTTTAACTACGTTTCGTATACCGGAGAAACGCAGATGCGCTGGAATTGTACGGAAGTGTATCAGCGCCAGAACGGTAGCTGGCGTATCATTCAGACCCACTGGTCAATCACCCAGCACTTGAAGGCATAG
- a CDS encoding DUF1697 domain-containing protein, with protein sequence MVFAYNRFNYGKSDKVDVPQTGTEIIANLLPMKEWVCLLEKLGLNNVKTYIQSGNAVFQSKKTGASELSDRIGVAIRSGHGFAPHVIILKWDELKDAVESNPYPKAESEPKTLHLTFLASVPESPDLITLQNIKKDSERFALKGKIFYLHAPEGIARSKLFARIEKSLGMSGTARNWRSVSNIKSIAEQMG encoded by the coding sequence ATGGTCTTTGCCTATAACCGGTTTAATTATGGTAAGAGCGATAAGGTTGACGTGCCGCAAACGGGAACCGAGATCATCGCCAACTTGTTGCCGATGAAGGAATGGGTCTGTCTACTGGAAAAATTAGGTCTGAACAATGTCAAGACCTACATTCAAAGCGGTAACGCTGTTTTTCAGAGCAAGAAAACAGGCGCTTCAGAACTTTCTGACAGAATCGGAGTCGCGATCCGGAGTGGTCATGGTTTTGCTCCACATGTGATTATATTGAAATGGGATGAGCTGAAAGATGCTGTTGAGTCGAACCCCTATCCGAAAGCGGAATCCGAGCCAAAGACCCTGCATCTGACTTTCCTGGCCTCCGTGCCAGAGAGCCCAGATCTGATCACCCTTCAAAACATCAAGAAAGATAGCGAACGATTTGCTCTCAAGGGGAAGATTTTCTACCTTCATGCGCCCGAAGGTATTGCGAGGTCAAAGCTTTTCGCACGCATTGAAAAATCGCTTGGTATGTCCGGGACGGCGCGGAACTGGCGCTCGGTCAGCAACATCAAGTCAATAGCGGAACAGATGGGCTGA
- a CDS encoding type II toxin-antitoxin system HicB family antitoxin: MEYKGYIGYAEFDDETDLFHGEVINTRDVITFQGTSVKELKLEFKKSIDVYLNFCARHGKEPDKPFSGRRTND; encoded by the coding sequence ATGGAATACAAGGGATATATTGGGTATGCGGAATTTGATGATGAAACGGATTTATTTCACGGTGAAGTAATAAATACACGGGACGTCATTACCTTTCAAGGTACATCGGTCAAAGAACTCAAACTTGAGTTCAAAAAATCTATCGATGTGTACCTCAATTTTTGTGCAAGGCACGGCAAGGAGCCGGATAAACCATTTTCCGGCAGGCGAACGAACGATTAA
- a CDS encoding SRPBCC family protein, giving the protein MTRKPDDEMPTTALGKMCAEGDHATLVFNRIYPHAINLVWDAITDPEQVKSWFMSSFKIDARPGGTVDLVSGPAQFHSVGRILAWEPPCIFEYEWKVAPRTELPIGEDAVVRWELVASGASTVVTVTYRRLTKQTALGFTPGLHTFLDRLAAQLDRKPLPDWMSRFGEVQRLYPGWK; this is encoded by the coding sequence ATGACAAGGAAACCAGATGACGAGATGCCAACTACAGCGCTTGGCAAGATGTGCGCCGAGGGCGACCATGCGACGCTCGTTTTTAACAGAATATATCCACACGCGATCAATCTCGTCTGGGATGCGATTACTGATCCAGAACAGGTTAAATCTTGGTTCATGAGTTCATTCAAGATCGATGCTCGCCCAGGAGGTACGGTAGATCTGGTTTCTGGCCCTGCACAATTTCACTCTGTTGGAAGAATTTTAGCCTGGGAACCTCCCTGCATCTTTGAATACGAGTGGAAGGTGGCACCACGGACAGAGCTCCCAATTGGAGAAGATGCCGTTGTCAGATGGGAGCTGGTGGCTTCAGGAGCCTCTACGGTTGTCACGGTGACATATCGAAGACTGACGAAACAAACGGCGCTAGGTTTCACTCCTGGCCTCCACACCTTCCTCGATCGGTTGGCAGCCCAGCTTGACAGGAAACCACTTCCAGATTGGATGAGTCGATTCGGTGAGGTCCAGCGTCTATACCCGGGATGGAAATAA
- a CDS encoding winged helix-turn-helix transcriptional regulator has translation MRPLQKNDVFHAISHPARRTILVLLKGGEKPASELVEPFGMSFAAISQHLKILKKAELVSEKRNGRQRIYRLHPKPLRNVSTWVDEFEAFWNSKLDALAEHLNRKHGKKKR, from the coding sequence ATGCGACCGCTACAGAAAAATGATGTATTTCACGCAATTTCCCACCCTGCAAGGAGGACCATTCTCGTTCTCCTTAAGGGGGGTGAGAAACCGGCAAGTGAGCTTGTTGAACCATTCGGTATGTCGTTCGCAGCAATTTCCCAACATCTTAAAATATTAAAAAAAGCGGAATTGGTTTCAGAAAAAAGAAATGGAAGACAAAGGATTTACCGCCTCCACCCGAAGCCTCTAAGAAATGTTTCAACCTGGGTTGATGAATTTGAAGCATTTTGGAACTCAAAGTTGGATGCATTGGCAGAGCATTTGAATCGAAAGCACGGAAAAAAGAAACGCTGA